The sequence TGAGTGTATATTAGTTACCTTTTAGTACATtgtttattacaaaattactaTATAATTTGAGAACTGTAGTCtgttatcattatcatcttAACCATTACCGGtcgccccactactgagcaaggttCTTCTatgagaatgagaagggcttaggccatagtagGTACCTTCACCTCGCCAATCAATGcatattggcagacttcacacatctttgagaatattatggtaaactctcaggcatgcaggtttcctcacgatgttttccttaaccattaaagtaaaataaaagtaaattacaTAGAAATGTAATTacaacaaaatagatttttctatAATAGGCGGCCTTGttgctaaaatagcgatctcttccagaaaACCTTATGGTAGAGGATATAATAAAGCAACTGATATATGTATTAGTTAATTGCTccaaacgcacataactccgataaATTAGGGGTGCATGCCCAGGGTGGGGTCATCATATTATATCTAAATATCTTCAATCTTCATTATATATGCCCAGAGCTTCATCATATATCTTCAGTGCTATAAGATCAAAGGGAAATTCATTCTGACTCAATAATAAGATGCCCATTAGTCTCTAGCCTGCAAACTTGACAGAAGCACACCAAATAGACGTTCACAAACACGCCGCTGTTTGCTCGTAATCTTCAATGGCACTCAGCGTCACGCTGAACGCCTTTGGCTAACGATTTGCTTACACTTGGGTATCGGTACATCACACGTCATGCTTGTAGTAGTAATTGACAGATTGACGAGTATCAAGAGTCATACGAAGAAAGCCTCAATTTCAACGGTTTACGCGTATCACAGACGACCTTCAGTATTACAGAAGACAAAtgaaaagagattttttttaatcttttaattTTGACAAGACGTGTTGCACTGCTTTCCCTTGACATGATGTCAGAGAcgtttttaaatcatttttagcgttccgtacctcaaaaggaaaaacggaacccttataggatcactttgttgtctgtctgtctgtccgtccgtccgtccgtcgtgtctgtcatgaaaacctatagggtaagtacttcccgttgaataACAATCAtggtcaggtaggtaggtattatattggTAGGTAGTGAAGTAGTTAAAATTGTATTGTCAAATTTTGCAAGTTGAAAGGAACTTTTCTTTTAATGAAATGGGTTGGGTTACGAACCTCAACAATGGGGTAAAtcaagagcaactgctgagtttcttgccggctaaTCTAACTAAGTTGGGctaaatgtaatattttcattcattcTTTGTGTTCCTAACTTCAGTACTACCACCACCAATAACATAATTGTTGGACTACTTTCTGCAAAATGTTTCAACCCAAAATTATTGAGATGCTATGGAAAACACTGATTACAGCTGGGCGCTTTCGGCAAAATGATATGTCGCAAGggaaaatattcttttcttttcaTCGAAAAGAAATATGCTGATGGATATTTCTTTGCGATGCGACATAATATCGTTTTACCGTAATCATAGGTACCAGCTGTattcggtttttagggttccgtacctcaaaaggtcaAAAGAagaaaaggaactcttataggatcacttcgttgtatgtttgtctgtctgtatgcctatctgtctgtctatctgtcgtgtctatcaaggcccatcaagggaatcaaaacctatagggtacttcccgttgacctagaatcatgaaatttggcagatagcaaCGTCTTATagcttatagcacatgtaaaagaaaaattcgaaaacggtgaatttgtggttacatcacaaaaaaaagtgttaagAATTTTTGTACGCGAtggatggtacggaatccttcgtgtgagttggaatgtttttttttagaaaatacgTCAAATTACAGCTATAACTATTACCATTACAGTTTATGAGAAAGTTAAACCTTAGGCTTGGGAATTCAGAGAACGATTATATCAGGATCCGAATTTTACTACCAGTAACCATGACAAGGTCGGATAGTTAAAGACACAGAGTCACAAGCACTAAGATTCGTGGAATAAAATACTTCCTACTTTAATTTTAACACTTTAAGGttcaaaattgaattttatgGATATCTAAATGTAATATTACAATTGTTTTTCCAAAAAGAATCAACTGAAagcgataaaaataaatgtaatttcaCCCTGACAAAACGAAGTTACGGTGCTGAAAATTACTTGCGAAAACATGGAGGTAAGCGCTAAGCAACCGTGTAAAGAACAAAAGAGCGCATTGCTAGGGTGAGTtacaaatccacgctttttagggttccgtagccaatggcaaaaaacggaactaaaacgcaaaatattttttttcatcaaacccatacgtgtggggtatctatggataggtcttcaaaaatgatattgatgtttctaacattatttttttctaaactaaatagtttgcgcgagagaccaaagtggtaaaatgtgtgccccccccccccccttgtaacttttaaaataagagaatgataaaactaaaaaaaatatatgatgtacatAACTATTCGAACTACCaacgaaaattggtttgaacgagatctagtaagtagttttttttttaatatgtcataaaaaattaaaatgtgtttaaattttcaaagtaagataactataccaagtggggtatcatatgaaagggctttgactgtatattctaaaacagatttttatttatttttatgcatgacagtttttgatttatcgtgcaaaatgtcggaaaattacctgagtacggaaccctcagtgcactagtctgactcgcacttggccggttttttattatttacataatctttggttgatgtaatatgcttttttaggggcatacttttaaaagttttaatagaaACGTAGCAGAAAATGGCTCTTTGGGTCCTCGTTTACTATCGAAACCAAAATGTGTGTATTTCATCATACCTATTTGAAAAACGAACATCGGTATCAAGGGGTAGCGGGAACATCTACCTATTTTGTTCTTATAATATGGGAGTTTGAACTTTCGCTCTTCTGATTGGACCGCGTCCGTGTTTTAGTGCTACGTTTTGTTTTTTCTCGAGTTTTTCTCATAGGTAGTTATGAAAAAGTGTGTGTCACTCGGGGCCACATTATTTTGTCAGGTAATTTTGTTCTTGGGTGGTGTAtattgaattcctcgctacgctcagggTTTTACTTCCTCCTAGAATCCTTCGCTTCGCTCTGAATTCAAAATAGCGCCCCTAgggaataaaatatcactttgaTCCCTCGTGACACAAAAACTATTGCGTACATATTATCTTGCAGCTCTGGCGGGTCGTGTCGGTAGGTATGTGATTACCATAAGATCCTAAATTACTTTCGATAAAATGGAGATAAACGTTAAGCGATCGTCTGTGTAAAGAACAATTGTTATTGTTATATGTATCATTAAAATGTAGTTATTTTCTATAATTACAGCTTTATCGCTACTAGTCATATCAATCACTAGCTTTTTCCCGATATTTCTGTTGCAAGATATATTTTATAGCATATTAAATCACCCAGGGATAATATCTTATCTCAGTGAAGGATTTTTTAGAATTAGATCATTAGAGATTACCACTACATTAAAACTTACAAacctctttgtaatattagtgtagactCTATCTTCTATTCTAACGCATTGGAGTGGCCCGTGGCCGTTTGGCTTTCCAAACAAACCTTTTTTCATGCGAGTTGCAGCCTTTGCTTATAACTTGATAACCATTGGAGAAATGCACCTTTAAAGGATCATtgaaaaccagtcaagtgcgagtcggattcgcgcaCGAAAGTCCCGTAccatataaaaatttcaactctctacctagcacggttcatgagatacagcccgcgacagacagacggaaggaTGGACAGACGAACAGCAGAAGCTTAGTACATAATAGCGTCCCGTCGcgcccttcgggtacggaaccctaaacactAAGTTAGTCATTCAAATTGATAGTAAAAGCAACTATAGAAAAgtagttttgtttatttaaaaagctCCGTTAAGTAGACTTAAAGTGCTACCTAAATCTAACTCACATCGAGTTAAGTCCCCTGCAAAATATAAGAGAGCGTGTTAGCGAAAATTAACTTTGCTGAGGAAATAATAAAGTActgtaaatactaaatacacGATAGCTCTCTAATGTAGACAAACTGCGATTAAAGCTGCTTAAAAGGTTAAGTATTAAAGTTCGTATTTATAGTGCATTAGTAATGTTCTCCCAACGCTGCAGGCTGCGTTCTCCACAGAGATATTAGCCAGATGGCGCGGAAGATATTACAATGCGGAAACAGGAGCATTCTCTATTTCTTCAGTTATAGCCCAATGGAACAGAATTCCGACACGACAGGAGAGAAATTAGGCGAAGGCTTTACGTGCTCTTCAAGGCATGTGGATGAAACGCTGCCAATTTCCTAACGCCGGCCGGGTTACAGAAAAtctctatacttacctacctatttttggtCCAATCGGATCCCGTTTAATTATAAATGATATACTTATCTAGAGGAGAACTAGGTATATATAGATTTCATATGCCTACCGCTGGAATTCGTAACTACTTTCGCTTGCATGTATTTATTGTTACTTAAATAACAATGGAAACGTAAAAGTTTACGGAACAAAGCGTACATAAATTCGTCACACGTGTAATAAAAAAGGAAAGTGGGAAAACAAATAGATGGTTTCCATTGTCAAAGCGTCATAAATCACGCGGTATTTTCCCGCGAAATTCACTTTGGCTTCACCGCTTCCTTCGTGCTAATTCAAGTTGTGTAGAAGCAATAAAAGTGTATAAAAACtactttgattttaatttagattgtaacGATGGGACTAGCAAATTGGTCACCtttaaaagccccttaaaaatttcaggattaaaaaaaattaaccataAGTCTGGAAAGTGAGCccttatacaatttttttttataattatataggCATGCACTTGACTTCATTCTGCAGTAACtcatgatgcagcctaaggtggaacGCGTCTGCATAGAgggtgcctattcacttttcaCACTTCTTTTAAAAGTGCCAATATTGTTGCTGGAGGTAAAACCAGAAACCGGAATCCTAGCAGTGCATATTAGAAACATGGAAGTGAATCGATTCGTACGAGTctgtggaatttcgactatgtagGGGTGCAGACTTTGCGATGTCGCGCAGTGCGATAGTAGGCGACTAGTTCAAATGGTTCTTTCTCAGAATATCCTATAGAATCCGATAGACAGGCAAGGCAACCTTGGCTTGGGTTTATTTTCTTGTATAAGATAAAATGAACCACCTCGTTTCAATCTATGgatccactgctgggcataagTCTCTCGTAGGAATTTCCAAACTCCACGGCTTAGtgccgtttttagggttccggtaccttaaaaggaaaaacggaacccttacagaatcactttgttgtctgtctgtctgtctgtctgtcgtgtttgttaAGAAAACATATACCTTacataagtatataagtatgcATTTTCTATTATGACTTATTTACTGTTTTAGTTGAGTCATTTTAAAGGGATGTAAAGTAATGCTATTTTGTTAGTGTGATACAACATAGTAGAGACAAGAGTAAGATATTATGTGCTTATCTGTTTTCCGTACAGTCTGTGTAGACTTTCATAATATCGAAAGaattagatatattatgtgtatGGTAGGTAATTCAAGATTGCAAATAGACTACGCGGGATAGAAAAAAGGTTGCCAAGGTAAACTGAGCCTTCACCTTACGCAGGATCTTTTCAAATGTCGCAACTCTCACTTTCTAAAAACTTACTGGTGTTACTAGTTCAATTACCGTATTAAAAGCCAGTTCCTTGTttacattaagtaggtacatcccGTATGTAAATGTATGTTATGCAATGTTTGTTTATTAAAAGTCCTGCAACACTTTAGTGCAGGACTTGAGTAATGAATATAAATGATCCCGGCTATACCTACTCACATgcttagtcgacgtaagcctgACTAGTTTAGTCTCTACCGCCTTACGTcgcgagctgagtccctgtgaaaaaaaccggccaagtgcgagttggactcgcgcaccgagggttctgtaggattattttcgacattttgcaggaCCCCAGATGGTATCGAAACTAGTCGGACTTATATCGACTAACCACGTGAGGAGATCATCTATGTTCATAATAGAGGTCACTCACTATATTTTAAacgctaaataaaatagaaCTTAAATTATTCAAATAGGCTAAGTAGaagtgaaaattaaatatttataacaccctcgacaagtgaaggttacagtaactagaaaagagctgataactttcaaacgtctgaaccgattttcttggattatagctaagaacactctcgatcaagccacttttcaaacaaaaaaaactacattaacatcggttcattagtttaggagctacgatgccacagacagatacacagatacacacgtcaaacttataacacccctctttttgggtcgggggttaaaaatgtacagGAAACAGAAAATCTTAAACCAGGTAAGTTCAGTTGCATTGACAGTTTGATTTATTGAGTGTAACTTTATCGGTCGGGCCTCAACTGAAAATCAGCTCTCTGTAATAGGTATTTTGCGAGTATGATACAGGGTGTGATGAGTATCTATTAAGATAGACCTGACCATGTAACCCAATCTGGTGTTACGTACCTATACATGTATGCTTACAGACAAACAGTAGGTTTtgagttaattatttattagtattgtgatttaatcacactaatattattaaggcgaaCGTTTGTATGTgtgattgtatgtttgttactccttcacgcaataatcactgaacggatttggctgaaattcagaatggagatagataatatcctggattagcacataggctactttttatcccggaaaatcaaagagttcctacgggatttcgaaaaacctaaatccacgcggatgaagtcgcgggtgtcagctagtgtttaataactctttgaaacattttaataagCGTTTGTTTTGAGActactaagaaaataaaatggttTTCTCTTTTGCTATCTTTTTTACGTAACTAGGTAGACATAGTTGCAAGAAACACCTAGCGTTTAAACAACTTAATAATGTCCCACTTCCCGGCCATTTATGAGATGGATCGGTGCTTATGCCCACCCTATTTCATTGCGAGCTTAGATTAATATTATCTCAGAATTTTCGCTATGAAAGTCCGCAATTttcacgaagttttccttccTAAATAGGTATGTgaaaatgaatatattttatagctAAAAGTTCAGAACATGTGAATGTACTTGTCCATTCAAAACCGCATTCCGTTTTCTGCTTTTATGATAAAAGGGCTTTTTGATAAAAGCGCCGACTCATATTTTACGCGAAAGGCTAAGAATTTTACATAAAGACGGCTCCGAGAACTTCTTGACCTGATTGCAAAATACCTAAGGCTTCTTAAATCCatactgataatattataaaggcgaaagggTAGACCTATATACAGACTTTCCTGTTTAtttcacagacagacagtctgTATGTTACGTTTTCACGGATCTCGATTTAGCAAAatttggcacagaaaaaaaaggaaaactttGTAAATTCAAGGAATTCCCGCAGGATTGtcaaaaacttacatccacgcggatgaagtcacgagcATTAACtagtttaatatataaataaagctACTAATAAGCTTTATGGTAATTTGTAAGATTatatttcaaaaacttaaaaaaaatattttaattaaaaatagttttaactaGTGATCTAAACCCAGTTTAGCTTTTCTTCGCTTTTGGATACTTAGTGCATTTCCTCATGCATATCATGCATATTCCTGTGGGCCCTTCAGTAGTAGTGGTTTTCATTGTTGTTGGGGCTGGTGTGGTAGTGGTAAATTTATGAGGCTTGCAGAAGTAGTACGGGTCAAAGTGGTATGGTACGACTTCGTAGTCGGCAAGGTACTCGTGGCCTTCGTGGTATTCATGGCCGTCGTGGTATTCGTGTCCATCGTAGTGTACGTGGTCTTCATAGCCTTCGCGATATTCGTGTCCTTCGTGGTGTCCGTGGTCTTCATAGCCCTCGTTGTACGGAATGTACGGTGAATGCTCTATAAATCGTCGTCGTCGGTGAATGAGGGATGATGAGTCTGAAACAAAAAACgtataagtagataatattattatagttctaAAGGATATCACCTTGAATATCATGATcgacccatcgccagctcactactgagaacgagttTCATTTCAGAAAGAGAAAAGTTTGGCCATAGTATACTACGCTGGCCaattgcagattggcagacttcacttacttttgaaaacattgctTGCAGGTTTGCTCGCAATGTTTTACTTGTAAGTGAagtttttgttgttataaagGAAGTTTGTTTTTGGAACAGTATTTAATACTATGCCTCCTATATACTATGCCTTTGAATTGCAAaatgtaacaataataataattggtctaGATAATAACTGATCTAAAGCGGCTACAAAATAATCATCCACAGCATCCACAAAACAACTCTATAGTGATGATAACGTCTGATAGCTAATgtcttagtccgcgtggatttatgttttgaactgtttcattttccgggatagaaaatagcctatatccagACCCAAGCAAAAGAATCACGTCATTTCTCTGtcacgacgtgattgaaagaaaaaccaataaaccaacaaactaacataGTTTCgcattttaatatgggtagtgaagatcacactaatattataaaggcgaaagtttgtatgtgtgtgtgtgtgtgtgtgtatgtttgttactccttcacgcaaaaactactggacggatttggctgaaatttggaatgaagatagataatatcctggattagcacataggctactttttatcccggaaaatcaaagagttcccacgggatttcgaaaaacctaaatccacgcgggcgaagtcgcgggtgtcagctagtgtttaataactctttgaaacattttagcatcagctagtaagtaataattttcaGTATTTGACCACCAAAATCTGAACAACTGGAGAACtcaataaaacttttataatagGAGGACAGTGAGCGTGAAAAATTACACACATTAGATACCTACCCTTTATATTGTACGAAACGGATATGAGTTTCTTTGTTTATGAACCGCAGAATATCATGGTGCTTTATTTTTACGGCATTTTTATTGTAGGCACTTATATGGGTATTCACTAGAGATGCTCTATTTATGAAGAATCACTATACCTACAATGTCTATAACCTACTAGGTACCGACTTACCtactaaaaagattttttcttgTATAGATATTATGGTATCCTATAtggtagttttaaaaaaaatatgcgatATGTTCGTTTAAGTATCGAAAAACGCGAAAGATACATTACAATTGGATAACAGCTGGGTGAAGGTCAACCTATCTTATATCTTGAACTATAAAGCATCGAGCAAAgaagcgggaacgtcagccACGCAgcagttcatcatcatcatcatcatcagcctgtggacatccactgttggacataggccttccctaaagagcgcaaacctacacacatacatacatacatagactgctaaaatcataacccttccttttggctttgccgcagtcgggtaaaaatgactTACCAACATCACGTCGTCTCCTCGGCGAACAATACAAAGGGCAGATTTTTATGCAGAATAATAATGGCTCGTCGTCTGAAaagagaaaatataataaaaacattgTACAAGTCCCCAATAATTTAGAAAGAAAAGAAGGAaagaaaaaagtttaatttaaatttatacaagtgtaaattaaaaatttataacacccccgacaaatgaaggttacagtaactagaaaagagctgataactttcaaacggccgaaccgatttttttggattatagctaagaacactctcaatcaagccacctttcaaacaaaaaaaactaaattaaaatcggttcattagtttaggcgctacggtgccacagacagatacacagatacacagacacacagatacacagatacacacgtcaaacttataacacccctctttttgggtcgggggttaaaaataaatatacctaagaGTTGGCTATCCCGGCGCTTCCTCCGCCTGTGCCTCAAGAGGCGCCGAAATGAACTACTTCCTAGTTCCTACTACCAAATATGAAATTTCTactatagcctagtggttagaacgtccgcctcctaatcggaggtcgggggttcgatcccgagcacgcaccactaacttttcagttacgtgcgttttaagcaattatatcacttgctttaacggtgaaggaaaacatcgtgaggaaacctgcatgcctgagagttctccatgttctcaaaggtgtgtgaagtctgccaatccgcattgggccagcgtggcagactatggcctaaacccttctcattctaagaggagacccgtactcagtagtggggcgaaaatgggttgatcaggtaAGCTTTAGATTAGACTAGACTATTGTTCGGCAAAGTGTGCAAATAACTATAATTTCGTTTACTTCAGAGCACCATGAATCATCATGGGCTTACTTAGTTAAACATAGCAATgaatagtatataataataaataattagtaatcTGATCTAGTTTATGAGGCTCCAGAGAGTTTCAGGATGTCAAGTGGAATCATGTAACACTCGTCTTTGgttcaaataaagaattaaaaaaaaagcatttttaatCTGTATACTCACTTTTCACCCACGTGCGAACCGACGCGAAAGAAACAGTCCATGACTGGCCCGAAACGaaacaaaatatgtaagtagatGGTTGTTACGCGCCATTCGACATAAGTTGTTCACGAGCTTTCGCGCCGCGATTCGCACGCGAATAGAAATCAGGCAACAGATTTAGTAAGTGTTTAAACTTTAGATACGATAGCGAAGATCTTTTAAGTGCCAATAAAGAGAAAGAAATATGTTAATGAAAGTCTGCAAAGACCATCTGGGGTCCTGCATTTTAACGACGGCGGATGAAAACTGAAATAAAACTCTAAGTATTTGAGCAAATAATAACCTTGAGAAGTTAATAAAGACGACTAGTAAAGATAAGCATAAGAAATCTTTTGGATCGTCAATTCTATAATCGCATTGATTTACTACCAGTTTGGAATGCTAATTCTATACTGGAAACCATGAAAGTGCAAAAACATGTTAAACGTTGTAAAAGTGGCAAATGCACGTCTCGGTTAGGCCTCGATCCTACTGCCAGAGGTCAAAAATTTAAAGAGTTCTTTTGTTGGTTAGAGGCTGGTATCAGGTACAGTatgcgacaagtcgagatggcaaacgGGATGGGGACCCccataccccgattgctatcTCAATCTGTCCATGTTCCATAAggttaattcgctataatccgttAAAACAGACAAATATGTATGCAACTTGCAATATGCGATATGCACGATTCACCCCCTACTACTAAACATGCCGGAAAAGCTAGCCACTAAGAAAACAATAGGagcatctcctgaggatgctctttctgcaaaaattatgactttttcaACCTTTTCCTGTCCGTATGACGGATCTACGCGCAGCTAAGGTTACTTTACGgaactcagaacttcatcagtGGAACGGACACTTTAtccttttgaaattttttgtacTCAGGTCACGTTAAAGAAATTCAGATGGGGATGTGACTGTTATATTGCTCTAGAAGATGAACTAGGATATGTCTTATACCCACACGTCGCGTCGTCAGCTTGAGAAATGATGTCAATTGAAATGATCTTGTTATGCCAATAAAACGGCCTGAAAAACGTGTTTATTCTTTCTTAACACTTCAGTGacacattattttttaagtCTCGTTTTTTAGGTTTCTGTACCCTAGCACCTTTTTAGGGGTTTTAGGGTACCAACGGGATCTTATAATTAaccctccgctgtctgtccttcgtaatataagtaggtaccttaagcATGTTTACCGTTttaaaacaaagtcaaagtaaatattaatttattcgaTATGGACCATGACCGTTTTTGAACGAAAACAGTATTGTTCTAGAATTTAGAGATTGTTCTTTGAATAATTGAATATATTGAATAATTTAATCATTATTGTTATTCCTATAAAATTGtaacattaaaatttattttagtgaAATTTTTATCATGAAGTTTACAACGATAGGATtaatactttgaataaaagatttgactttgactaactATATTCTTCAACTCACAACTAAAGCTACGTGGGTGCCAAACGCACCCTGGTCTAAGAAGAAGCTCACAAGAAACTGAACATGACTCTTGAGAGTTAAgagaaaaatataaagtttaccTCCAAATAAGAAAAAAGCTTGAGTAAGCACAACACagcttaaaaataaactagcacttaacattttttttaaataaataagtgaaGTTCTTTGCCTCACACTCCTTTCACTGGAAAATTGCAACAAGTTTTCTTGAATACTTCACTCGCACTttatacacagatacctacttcTCGACTTTTGGCTCTATCACGTATTTTGATTGCAATTGATATTATTACTCAATGATTTTCATTACAAACAATTTATTAGCTAGCATGAACGCTTTTGTGCAGTCGAATACTGAAAATCAGAcaaaaaatcttcaaaaaataaaataaattagttatattcatattttattttatcctcGTTGAAGTTATAGACTCGCAAAAATATTACTGTAGAAAAAAGAAGAGTTCCTGTAACTTTATGGTTGTTATTAAATATCTATAGGCATTCTTCTGGCCTATATCATAATAAccagatgatgctcgcgacttcgtccatgtggatttaggtttttcaaaaatcccatcgaaactctttgtttttccgggataaaaagtagcctatgtcagtc comes from Maniola jurtina chromosome 17, ilManJurt1.1, whole genome shotgun sequence and encodes:
- the LOC123873893 gene encoding uncharacterized protein LOC123873893 isoform X2 encodes the protein MLSASLFLSCVVLTQAFFLFGDDEPLLFCIKICPLYCSPRRRRDVDSSSLIHRRRRFIEHSPYIPYNEGYEDHGHHEGHEYHDGHEYHEGHEYLADYEVVPYHFDPYYFCKPHKFTTTTPAPTTMKTTTTEGPTGICMICMRKCTKYPKAKKS
- the LOC123873893 gene encoding uncharacterized protein LOC123873893 isoform X1, translated to MLSASLFLSCVVLTQAFFLFGDDEPLLFCIKICPLYCSPRRRRDVDSSSLIHRRRRFIEHSPYIPYNEGYEDHGHHEGHEYREGYEDHVHYDGHEYHDGHEYHEGHEYLADYEVVPYHFDPYYFCKPHKFTTTTPAPTTMKTTTTEGPTGICMICMRKCTKYPKAKKS